A region of the Vigna unguiculata cultivar IT97K-499-35 chromosome 9, ASM411807v1, whole genome shotgun sequence genome:
CATTATCTAACAATATAATTATGATTTGCATTGGATAATTTATTTctcttaaatattaaattatatcttACTGCAACACAATATTCAATCTCATTCTGAAAAATGTGTCATTATATACCTTTCGGACTTTCACTCATTGCCCTGTATATAAAATGTAGCTTTTTTATATAagaatattaaacaaaataaaattttttaaaatttaaaattaggttgtgtaatttaattaatagaaGTTGTCTAGTAtaatctttcaaaattttattgtaatttgagTACAAAGTAATTTAACTTATAGAAATATTAAactatattttgatatttttcttttttaattttttttattttaatggtaAGTTTagattattactttattaaatacaaACAACTTCGGGTCATATTAAGTATCATAATAAACTTTGATATCTCAACgaaattaagattttaaaatttatcaataatttattatcataaaagaatacaaaatatagaaaccatatcaaatttattatcataaaagaatacaaaatatagaaaccatatcaaatatatgataaaaattatacttttacacaaatagtcaaaatatttaaatcataacatcatatatttttttatagtattcACAAGTTAAATTCTatgcataataaaaaatagtaaaattctagtaaaaattaaataagtttacattttttttttaattttatgtcgTATTACTTGTTTActcttctcaccaaataaaaacttaaattaaaccTAAACTTACcgaaaaattaacataattaaaaaatttcattgatATGCGTGTTGTCATCacatttcaacaaattaaaaactaatacaattattattaaaatttattttttaattaaaaattaatacaaaattgtAACATAATAATACTACTCaattacatattaatataatttaaattttattcttcttttttttcgtCACAAATTTTGAATAcacaaaacatttattttaccTGTATAatttcattgtatttttatattttattagataaatcGTAAAGGTTAAAACTGGATTAATTTATACTTTCActcaaaatcaataaaataaaaagtgtttgttactttgcattaaaaaaaaacatctagcaTATTTGGTTAAAGGTTACACCTAAGGTGACGTAGAGAAGATGCTTttgttatttcattatttttctttctagtttttaatttaatttaaataatttatatcagatgaattaagtttaataaaatattgataaattgataaattttataaacttaaatttgattaagtatttatgaaaataaattatttttatgaatgtgtatttgatttatatatatatatatatatatatatatatatatatattctacgACGTCGGAGGCATGCTCCCCTCCTGATTTTTTTCATATAGattaattagtaaaatttatattatatttataatttaaaaaaaaataattataggtaaaatttaattatttaataaatttaaaaagataaaaaaaattattacctttTTACTTACTCATTCATTTACTATTGATTACtaatgttataatttaattgCTAATATCATATtcaactaaaaattaatttaaaatttttacttcaaaattttattatcaatactcttaattattcaaatttaaaaaatttactaatcatCTTTGAACTATAgaatttttaataagaataagaagTACGTCCtacttaaacaaaaaaattattttaattaaacaaaattatgaaataaaatagaagataaattttttgtacataatataattatttatattgaaaaaaatatataacggAAAATTGATAACTACTAAAATTCTTTATATTTCATGATATTTTTCCTgtaatctttttattaaattcttcaagaaaatattttctttttacatttttttaagatttttaattgactattaattcttttatagataattattttttacaaaattatgaattttgtaaatattttttacaagttttaCTTTATGAAACCCTAactattttactaaaatattgaTAACAATTTTCTACAAATtacttttcaaaacaaaatttataaatattttttatgaaaataatttcaaaacaaaattaacaggaaatgtttttttttaataatatatgttttgatttaattatggGTTCAATAATCTAAAagcacaaaaaattattaattataattaaattgtatattatatatattttttggttgtattagtaataattataaaacatctaaattttaaatattattttggttctccaaacttaattaatatatatatatatatatatatatatatatatatatatctttcataattttaactattttaactatCTTGTTTTCAGACACGAATAAATTATgcttattattaaaaaatatgaatgaataGTACTCCCTAATAAATTTTAGTACAGTGATAATGGTTGGATGTAATAATTTGTCAAAATGTTATTCATAAAGGCTAATTTCTTCtaactgtttttgttttttcttggaAAGTGTGTGCAagctttttaaaaaaacaaaaaatcaaccTGTAACTAAATTTCTTTTACGGTTTAATCCATAAAAGAAGCTTATTAGAAAATCAATTCTTCATCTACTTTAGTAATTTCAGCCCACATtccataaaattttatatttcaaatataaatttttatgttttataaaatattttgaaatataaaataaaaaaatcattttgaattgtattgtcaagaatataaataaattttgaattatatagtttgaaatataaaaattatattttgaattatgtactctaaaatataaaaaattatattttggattgtatgttttaaatatatatataagaaagaaaCATTTCAGACTGTACTCggaatacaaaattttcattttatattacaCAATTTATGAGTGTACaagaagaaatatattaaagttcagAAAGAAATATACCGaggttaagaaaaatatatacgGAGGTGCCAGAAGACAAAATGCATGGGCCATGATACTACTCCATAGTCCACTGCTATTTGTTTTGATGacgaaattttgaattttggattttttttatgcatatatgtgataatgtataaaataatttgactaCAAATCAAATGCACCACCTTCTTTAACAatgcaaaaaaatatataactattttttttttatgttgtatgACTTGTATAGTTACAGTAAAATTAATCTATATTATTGAATTCATCTAAATAGATATAGTTGAAATTAAAAgttgatatattaatttgtaCTCGTACTCACATTATTCTGATACACTTACATCATTAAAATAATGTCGACCTAAATTGGTTTgtgattgaaaatattttattattgtaatgcTCGTCTCAATCCAACAATTTTCAtgatttgtaaaatattttattattgcaataaatacattgaaataaaatattaaaatattttatattgctctctataaattaaagataacttcttattaaatgatataaatttgttataatttcttttgttgtaAAACATAACTTATTCATGTGtatcaatatacttttaaatttaaatttattttattttattttttaagaaatttttattataatagaaaatattgctatttaatgattaaaaaaattattataatacagTTTActtagatttttatattttttgttgttgagaaTCAATTACAATGATCTCATAATTTTTACTTTGGTCACGAGAGTAAGAAACAACTAGACCTATTCCTAAAGTGTTTTTCCGAAGACTTTGAAGTCTAAAAAGAGGAGGTTACTTTCTGAACAATAATAACTGATGATGATTGAAGAATGATTAATGGAGTAAATGATAGAATAGAATATTACTCCTTACTCCTTTTCTGCACCAAACACTCTCggaaaaaggaaaagacaaaatacaagtgataaaagaaaagttaactTATGTTTTGGTAATGTGTAGAGTTAAGACAGACAATAATTGTTATTTCACCacctactaaaattttattatccaCTAATTGACGTTAGAGAGGCCGTTTCAGCATCCTTTTAACATTCACTTAGAAATGCGTCgaagtaaaattaatattctacttcaaataaatttttttatcttttatataactTATGCAACACAAACTATAAACCAAAAGTTGTTCTACATTAAAATTCATGTCtggtgttttttttaatctgttaTTTACGGTAACAATAACGAGTTTTCAAAATTAGTAACATTTAAACATAATCAGTTTAATGTGGTCCAAAGTatgacattaaaaaaattacaaaagccAATCATACCATGATTGCGGGCCAATGCAAAATAAACTTGTTGTCGacatatttgaattaaattgttataaattaagTAGAAATAGGcactgaaataaaaaataattaatagtgaCTTGAAGCTTTTGGATAAACAGATAGAATAATCGACTATTGTCCCACCGCGCACATTCCAAACAATTCAAAAGCAGTACATTTAACAACGAAATTGGCAAAATGTAAGAACGGATAAATGGGAATGAAAGTGAAAGTTCATAGGTTGTAGATACACGAATAGCAGCAAAGGTAGATGATGCATTGGTAGTTACCATTAGGCATAGCCTAAGTTTGATCCAGCTAATGATCATACTGCTCCTCCTCACCTTCTTCATCAAAGTCTTCTTCCTCATCTGCAGTTGCATCTTGGTACTGCTGGTACTCTGCCACCAAATCATTCATATTGCTCTCTGCCTCTGTGAACTCCATCTCGTCCATTCCTTCCCCAGTGTACCAATGCAAAAAGGCCTTGCGCCTGTACATAGCAGTGAACTGCTCACTCACCCTCCTAAACATCTCCTGAATTGATGTTGAGTTCCCAATAAAAGTGGATGACATCTTTAAATTCTTGGGAGGAATATCACACACACTGGACTTCACATTGTTGGGAATCCATTCAACAAAGTACGACGAGTTCTTGTTCTGCACATTGATCATCTGTTCATCTACCTCTTTGGTGCTCATCTTTCCCCTGAACATAGCAGATGCAGTCAGGTATCGGCCATGCCTAGGATCAGCAGCACACATCATATTTTTGGCATCCCACATCTGCTGAGTCAGCTCTGGGACCGTAAGGGAGACATACTGCTGAGACCCACGAGAAGTGAGAGGTGCAAACCCCACCATAAAGAAGTGAAGACGGGGAAATGGAATCAGATTCACAGCCAGCTTCCTGAGGTCAGAGTTCAGTTGTCCAGGGAACCTAAGACAACATGTAACCCCACTCATGGTTGCAGAAATAAGATGGTTGAGATCGCCAACTGCAATACACCATGAGGAGATAAATCagtaaaacttatatttatttctatgCCTAATCTGAGAACAAATGTGTCACTACAAGACAATACTCACAGCTAGGAGTGCTGAGTTTCAATGTCCTAAAGCAAATGTCATAAAGAGCCTCATTGTCAAGAACCATGCACTCGTCTGCATTTTCAACCAGTTGGTGTACAGATAAAGTGGCATTGTACGGCTCCACAACTGTGTCAGAAACCTTGGGAGATGGGAAAACAGAGAAAGTGAGCATCATTCGGTCTGGGTATTCCTCCCTAATCTTTGATATCAAAAGTGTTCCCATGCCGGAACCTGTGCCTCCTCCAAGAGAGTGGCACACTTGAAAACCTGAGGAAATTAAATTAGCCATATAGCATTAGTGAAACGAACTCTGATTCCCAGCAGCAGCGGCCAAGTATGAGACAAATGACATTCGACATTTAAGCATTTCaataaaattcaaatgtaaTTGAAACCCCATTACAAGACGATGAAAGCATACCAACCACATTCTGTTGTGGGTCATGCTCTCCTGGATTAATATTATGAGTTTGCTATGTAATAACTCATAGctgaacaaaattaaacaaaacttGTTTCATGAATCTGCATTGCTAGTATGAAGTTGTTTTCCATTTCAATCTATGAATTCAGGTGCAAGGGGTAAATTAATATACTGCAGTAACTTATTCCCAGAATTAAAATCCAATTTGAATACATACTTTCATGTACTATGTGCAGTGTTTGAGAACCAGCGAAAGATAATgagaaaaattacatttatacaTCAAAATAACAATTTAGACAGTTGCTTGATTGAGAAAGTACAGATAGAGAGTATCAATGTTGGATTATCATCaatgttactattattattatattaagaaatagTCAAATATCATCCCAACCACAATGTAAGTAGAAAAATAACCAGATTTCATAAAgttctatttaattaattataaaatagagAAAGTTAAGATGGTCCCTACCTGTCGTCATTGAAGACAACAGGGGTCATATTTAACAGCTCAGCCCAGTCATATTCTCCCAAAAACAAGCAATACAATTGCATAATGTCAAcaagaaagataaaataaaataaataattaagatttgAGAAAGCAATTATTGAAGTAGAAATATGGCATAAAAAAAATCCTGATTCTTGATACAGTGAT
Encoded here:
- the LOC114196303 gene encoding tubulin beta chain-like produces the protein MREILHVQGGQCGNQIGSKFWEVICDEHGIDPTGKYNGLGNSDIQLERINVYYNEASGGRYVPRAVLMDLEPGTMDSIRSGPYGKIFRPDNFVFGQSGAGNNWAKGHYTEGAELIDSVLDVVRKEAENCDCLQGFQVCHSLGGGTGSGMGTLLISKIREEYPDRMMLTFSVFPSPKVSDTVVEPYNATLSVHQLVENADECMVLDNEALYDICFRTLKLSTPSFGDLNHLISATMSGVTCCLRFPGQLNSDLRKLAVNLIPFPRLHFFMVGFAPLTSRGSQQYVSLTVPELTQQMWDAKNMMCAADPRHGRYLTASAMFRGKMSTKEVDEQMINVQNKNSSYFVEWIPNNVKSSVCDIPPKNLKMSSTFIGNSTSIQEMFRRVSEQFTAMYRRKAFLHWYTGEGMDEMEFTEAESNMNDLVAEYQQYQDATADEEEDFDEEGEEEQYDH